The following proteins come from a genomic window of Natrinema saccharevitans:
- the pstB gene encoding phosphate ABC transporter ATP-binding protein PstB: MTRDQMTDPDSRTDNQATDGGQESLASNDLEGSDPTTEPLVDSSIDVGDSTGPSGDEGESRTVIGSRDLDVFYDDVQALQSVDIEIPAEQVTAIIGPSGCGKSTFLRCINRMNDLVDAARVEGELRFEGKNVYDDDVDPVVLRRKIGMVFQSPNPFPKSIYDNVTYGLDVQGVDGDYDEIVENALRRAALWDEVKDQLDSSGLDLSGGQQQRLCIARAIAPDPDVILMDEPASALDPVATSKIEDLIEDLAEEYTVVIVTHNMQQAARISDKTAVFLTGGELVEFDDTEKIFENPEHDRVEDYITGKFG; the protein is encoded by the coding sequence ATGACACGAGATCAAATGACCGACCCGGACAGCCGTACCGATAACCAAGCGACCGACGGGGGGCAAGAGAGCCTCGCAAGCAACGACCTCGAGGGGTCCGATCCGACGACCGAGCCCCTCGTCGATTCGTCGATCGACGTCGGCGATAGTACGGGTCCGTCCGGGGACGAGGGCGAGAGTCGGACCGTGATCGGATCCCGAGACCTCGACGTCTTCTACGACGACGTTCAGGCGCTCCAGTCGGTCGACATCGAGATTCCGGCCGAACAGGTCACGGCGATCATCGGTCCCTCCGGCTGTGGGAAATCGACGTTCCTCCGCTGCATCAACCGGATGAACGACCTCGTCGACGCCGCGCGCGTCGAGGGCGAGTTGCGCTTCGAGGGGAAGAACGTCTACGACGACGATGTCGATCCGGTCGTGCTCCGACGGAAGATCGGGATGGTGTTCCAGTCCCCGAACCCGTTCCCGAAGAGCATCTACGACAACGTCACCTACGGGCTGGACGTACAGGGCGTCGACGGCGATTACGACGAGATCGTCGAGAACGCCCTCCGCCGGGCCGCGCTCTGGGACGAAGTGAAAGACCAGTTGGACTCGAGCGGGCTGGACCTCTCGGGCGGTCAGCAACAGCGGCTGTGTATCGCGCGGGCGATCGCGCCGGACCCGGACGTGATCCTGATGGACGAGCCGGCCTCGGCGCTGGACCCGGTCGCGACCTCGAAGATCGAGGACCTCATCGAGGACCTCGCCGAGGAGTACACGGTCGTCATCGTCACCCACAACATGCAGCAGGCCGCCCGCATCTCCGACAAGACCGCGGTCTTCCTGACCGGCGGCGAACTCGTCGAGTTCGACGATACCGAGAAGATCTTCGAGAATCCCGAACACGACCGCGTCGAGGACTACATCACCGGTAAGTTCGGGTAG
- a CDS encoding metal-dependent hydrolase, giving the protein MVVRSRRAAPYLVAALAAAAPDADTFLFRPLVELGSVDGALWSHRALTHSLLGGLVLIGLCSAVGPWRAAVLGVGSHIALDLVSGGVYLLTPVDDTVYGTSVDWLLLNATVSAVAVTVVLGGLLAMKYAVRRPELLRSPATPLERLR; this is encoded by the coding sequence ATAGTCGTCCGGTCCCGGCGCGCGGCCCCCTACCTCGTGGCCGCGCTCGCCGCTGCCGCCCCCGACGCGGACACGTTCCTCTTTCGGCCGCTGGTCGAACTCGGCTCCGTCGACGGCGCGCTGTGGAGTCATCGGGCGCTGACCCACTCGCTGCTCGGCGGTCTCGTCCTGATCGGACTCTGCTCGGCCGTCGGTCCCTGGCGGGCCGCCGTCCTCGGCGTCGGCTCGCACATCGCGCTCGATCTCGTCAGCGGCGGCGTCTACCTGCTCACCCCCGTCGACGACACGGTGTACGGCACGTCGGTCGACTGGCTACTCCTGAACGCCACCGTTTCGGCCGTCGCAGTCACCGTCGTCCTCGGCGGCTTGCTCGCGATGAAATACGCCGTCCGACGCCCGGAACTGCTTCGCTCCCCGGCGACACCGCTCGAGCGGCTCCGGTAA
- the phoU gene encoding phosphate signaling complex protein PhoU codes for MARQSYQEKLTELREDVLYMSEVVMERLRMGLDALEQKDEDLAREVIEGDGEINRMYLDLEQDCIDLLALQQPVASDLRFIAASFKIITDLERIADLATNLGEYTMDAEQDLFPDVDVQEMGELTLDMLEDAMMAYDTEDTDRCRELAGRDDELDEFAERASKIVVRDLIERELDSTDEVERILQDVSRLLLTIRDLERVGDHTVNIAARTLYMVENDDELIY; via the coding sequence ATGGCCAGGCAATCCTACCAGGAGAAGCTCACGGAACTCCGTGAGGACGTCCTCTACATGAGCGAAGTCGTCATGGAGCGACTTCGCATGGGACTGGACGCGTTAGAACAGAAAGACGAGGACCTCGCTCGGGAAGTAATCGAAGGTGACGGCGAGATCAATCGGATGTACCTCGACCTAGAGCAGGACTGTATCGACTTGCTCGCACTTCAGCAGCCGGTTGCGAGCGACCTCCGCTTTATCGCCGCCTCGTTCAAGATCATCACCGACTTGGAACGGATCGCCGATCTGGCGACGAACCTCGGCGAGTACACCATGGACGCCGAACAGGACCTGTTCCCCGACGTCGACGTTCAGGAGATGGGCGAACTGACCCTCGACATGCTCGAGGACGCGATGATGGCCTACGACACCGAAGACACCGACCGCTGTCGGGAACTCGCCGGCCGCGACGACGAACTCGACGAGTTCGCCGAACGGGCGAGCAAGATCGTCGTCCGCGACCTCATCGAGCGCGAACTCGACTCGACCGACGAAGTCGAGCGCATCCTCCAGGACGTCTCCCGACTCCTGCTGACGATCCGCGACCTCGAGCGGGTCGGCGACCACACGGTCAACATCGCTGCGCGGACGCTGTACATGGTCGAGAACGACGACGAACTCATCTACTGA